In a single window of the Microbacterium sp. SL75 genome:
- the nrdE gene encoding class 1b ribonucleoside-diphosphate reductase subunit alpha: MVEVELTDVDFKTEARFEGLDYHALNAMLNLYDADGKIQFDADKRAAREYFLQHVNQNTVFFHSLKERLDYLVEKEYYEPTVLEKYSMDFIQELNDRAYGAKFRFETFLGAFKYYTSYTLKTFDGKRYLERFEDRVVMTALALADGDPRLAVQLVDEIISGRFQPATPTFLNAGKAQRGELVSCFLLRIEDNMESIARGINSALQLSKRGGGVALLLSNIREAGAPIKQIENQSSGIIPVMKLLEDSFSYANQLGARQGAGAVYLNAHHPDILRFLDTKRENADEKIRIKTLSLGVVIPDITFELAKNGEDMYLFSPYDVEKVYGKPFGDISVTEKYREMVDDPRIKKTKINAREFFQTLAEIQFESGYPYIMFEDTVNKANPIAGRINMSNLCSEILQVNTPTTYNEDLSYDTIGKDISCNLGSMNIALAMDGGDLGLTVETAIRALTAVSVQSHIASVRSIEDGNDRSHAIGLGQMNLHGYLAREHVYYGSEEGIDFTNIYFYTVLFHALRASNRLAIERGTAFDGFENSTYASGEFFDKYTDQVWAPETAKAKELFANVQIPTQDDWRELKASVQAHGIYNQNLQAVPPTGSISYINNSTSSIHPIASKIEIRKEGKLGRVYYPAPFMTNENLEYYQDAYEIGYEKVIDTYAAATQHVDQGLSLTLFFKDTVTTRDINKAQIYAWRKGIKTIYYIRLRQLALEGTDMTECVSCML; the protein is encoded by the coding sequence ATGGTGGAAGTTGAGCTGACCGACGTGGACTTCAAGACCGAAGCGCGGTTCGAGGGGCTGGATTACCACGCCCTCAACGCGATGCTGAATCTGTACGACGCGGACGGCAAGATCCAGTTCGACGCCGACAAGCGTGCCGCACGCGAGTACTTCCTGCAGCACGTGAACCAGAACACGGTGTTCTTCCACTCGCTCAAGGAGCGTCTCGACTACCTCGTCGAGAAGGAGTACTACGAGCCGACCGTGCTCGAGAAGTACTCGATGGACTTCATCCAGGAGCTCAACGACCGTGCCTACGGCGCGAAGTTCCGCTTCGAGACCTTCCTCGGCGCGTTCAAGTACTACACGAGCTACACGCTCAAGACCTTCGACGGAAAGCGCTACCTCGAGCGCTTCGAGGACCGCGTCGTCATGACCGCCCTCGCCCTCGCCGACGGCGACCCCCGTCTCGCCGTCCAGCTGGTCGACGAGATCATCTCGGGCCGCTTCCAGCCGGCCACCCCCACCTTCCTCAACGCGGGCAAGGCGCAGCGCGGCGAGCTCGTGTCGTGCTTCCTGCTCCGCATCGAAGACAACATGGAGTCGATCGCTCGCGGCATCAACTCCGCTCTGCAGCTGTCGAAGCGCGGCGGCGGCGTGGCCCTGCTGCTGTCGAACATCCGCGAGGCGGGTGCTCCGATCAAGCAGATCGAGAACCAGTCTTCCGGCATCATCCCCGTCATGAAGCTGCTCGAAGACAGCTTCAGCTACGCCAACCAGCTCGGCGCGCGTCAGGGTGCCGGCGCGGTGTACCTCAACGCCCACCACCCCGACATCCTGCGCTTCCTCGACACCAAGCGCGAGAACGCCGACGAGAAGATCCGCATCAAGACGCTGTCGCTGGGTGTCGTCATCCCCGACATCACATTCGAACTCGCCAAGAACGGCGAGGACATGTACCTCTTCTCGCCGTACGACGTCGAGAAGGTCTACGGCAAGCCGTTCGGCGACATCTCGGTCACCGAGAAGTACCGCGAGATGGTCGACGACCCCCGCATCAAGAAGACGAAGATCAACGCGCGCGAGTTCTTCCAGACCCTCGCCGAGATCCAGTTCGAGTCGGGCTACCCGTACATCATGTTCGAGGACACGGTGAACAAGGCCAACCCGATCGCCGGTCGCATCAACATGTCGAACCTGTGCTCGGAGATCCTGCAGGTCAACACGCCGACCACGTACAACGAGGACCTCTCGTACGACACCATCGGCAAGGACATCTCCTGCAACCTCGGCTCGATGAACATCGCTCTCGCGATGGACGGCGGCGACCTCGGCCTCACGGTCGAGACCGCGATCCGCGCCCTCACCGCCGTCAGCGTGCAGAGCCACATCGCCTCGGTCCGCTCGATCGAAGACGGCAACGACCGCTCGCACGCCATCGGCCTCGGCCAGATGAACCTGCACGGCTACCTCGCTCGTGAGCACGTCTACTACGGCTCCGAAGAGGGCATCGACTTCACGAACATCTACTTCTACACGGTGCTGTTCCACGCGCTGCGTGCGTCGAACCGCCTTGCGATCGAGCGCGGCACCGCGTTCGACGGCTTCGAGAACTCCACCTACGCGTCGGGCGAGTTCTTCGACAAGTACACCGACCAGGTGTGGGCGCCCGAGACGGCCAAGGCCAAGGAGCTGTTCGCGAACGTCCAGATCCCCACGCAGGACGACTGGCGCGAGCTCAAGGCGTCGGTGCAGGCGCACGGTATCTACAACCAGAACCTGCAGGCGGTGCCCCCGACCGGCTCGATCTCGTACATCAACAACTCGACGAGCTCGATCCACCCGATCGCCTCGAAGATCGAGATCCGCAAGGAAGGCAAGCTCGGTCGCGTCTACTACCCGGCTCCGTTCATGACGAACGAGAACCTGGAGTACTACCAGGACGCCTACGAGATCGGCTACGAGAAGGTCATCGACACGTACGCCGCCGCGACGCAGCACGTCGACCAGGGCCTGTCGCTGACGCTGTTCTTCAAGGACACCGTCACCACCCGCGACATCAACAAGGCCCAGATCTACGCGTGGCGCAAGGGCATCAAGACCATCTACTACATCCGTCTGCGTCAGCTGGCGCTCGAGGGCACCGACATGACCGAGTGCGTCTCGTGCATGCTCTGA
- the nrdI gene encoding class Ib ribonucleoside-diphosphate reductase assembly flavoprotein NrdI, producing the protein MSTVLSATEAPLLVYFSSVSGNTARFIEKLGKRAVRIPLRPTDPPLHIDEPFVLVTPTYGGGAGRGVGKGAVPKQVIRFLNEERNRRNIRGVIAAGNTNFGDAFCLAGDIIARKCGVPHLYRLEVFGTPDDVERVNEGLERWWKLS; encoded by the coding sequence ATGAGCACTGTCTTGTCGGCGACCGAAGCCCCGCTGCTGGTCTACTTCTCGAGCGTGTCGGGCAACACCGCACGTTTCATCGAGAAGCTCGGCAAGCGGGCCGTGCGCATTCCGCTCCGGCCGACCGATCCGCCCCTTCACATCGACGAACCCTTCGTGCTGGTCACCCCTACTTACGGTGGGGGTGCCGGTCGGGGCGTTGGGAAGGGCGCGGTCCCCAAGCAGGTCATCCGATTCCTCAACGAGGAGCGGAACCGACGCAACATCCGCGGTGTCATCGCCGCGGGAAACACGAACTTCGGCGACGCGTTCTGCCTCGCCGGCGACATCATCGCGCGCAAATGCGGGGTGCCGCACCTGTACCGGCTGGAAGTTTTCGGCACCCCCGACGATGTCGAGCGGGTCAACGAGGGATTGGAACGATGGTGGAAGTTGAGCTGA
- the nrdH gene encoding glutaredoxin-like protein NrdH has product MAITVYTKPSCVQCTATYRALDSKGIEYNVLDLSEDPSALEQVKSLGYLQAPVVVTDEDHWSGFRPDKIDELASRLA; this is encoded by the coding sequence ATGGCGATCACGGTCTACACCAAGCCGTCCTGCGTCCAGTGCACCGCGACCTACCGTGCGCTCGACTCGAAGGGCATCGAGTACAACGTGCTCGACCTGTCCGAAGACCCGTCGGCGCTCGAGCAGGTCAAGTCGCTCGGGTACCTTCAGGCACCCGTCGTCGTCACCGACGAGGACCACTGGTCGGGCTTCCGTCCCGACAAGATCGACGAGCTCGCTTCGCGCCTCGCGTGA
- a CDS encoding MFS transporter — translation MAGYRELLKTPGVGRIIAAQLTARFPNGMTSLAVLLHIEHVTGSYGAAGLVLAATSIGQAVAGPVTSRWMGIWGMRRVLTVTLLVCAAAIATLALIEMPLPLYMVLGLIAGLSTPPVQSAVRTIYPKMVNSQRLTPLYSLDASLQEIIWVLAPVLITLVATQVGTVPGLLLVVIILLGGGAWFILSPEVGRVRIPRSRRGLGRVLAKPPVILATATGFLLIGACSAVEAGVVATFDHGGLEAGLILAVFAVGSLAGGLSFGHIPIGPWAMARRFAIVALGLSLTIFSLNAWWIGATLLVAGAGIAPALAVMFAMTSASVRFSETAEAYGWIGTGQLIGAAAGSAVAGFLVDGVGPTGAYIAAAGFALVGFVVAAVFVRGFPDLRHRDASPIPDTEPVHTIT, via the coding sequence GTGGCCGGCTACCGCGAACTCCTCAAAACCCCTGGCGTGGGGCGCATCATCGCCGCACAGTTGACGGCGCGTTTCCCCAACGGCATGACCAGCCTCGCGGTGCTCCTCCACATCGAACACGTCACGGGTTCCTACGGAGCGGCGGGGCTGGTGCTGGCCGCCACGAGCATCGGCCAGGCCGTCGCGGGCCCGGTCACCAGTCGCTGGATGGGCATCTGGGGTATGCGGCGCGTCCTCACCGTGACGCTTCTCGTGTGCGCGGCCGCGATCGCAACCCTCGCCCTCATCGAGATGCCGCTGCCCCTCTACATGGTGCTCGGCCTCATCGCCGGCTTGTCGACCCCTCCGGTGCAGTCGGCCGTCCGCACCATCTATCCCAAGATGGTCAACTCCCAGCGGCTCACCCCGCTGTACTCGCTCGACGCGTCGCTGCAAGAGATCATCTGGGTCCTCGCGCCCGTGCTCATCACCCTGGTCGCAACGCAGGTCGGCACCGTCCCGGGTCTGCTCCTCGTCGTGATCATCCTTCTCGGGGGCGGGGCGTGGTTCATCCTCAGTCCCGAGGTCGGCCGCGTGCGCATCCCGCGCAGCCGCCGCGGCCTCGGCCGCGTGCTCGCCAAGCCGCCGGTCATCCTCGCCACCGCGACCGGCTTCCTCCTCATCGGCGCCTGCTCGGCCGTCGAGGCGGGCGTCGTGGCCACCTTCGACCACGGCGGCCTCGAGGCCGGCCTCATCCTCGCCGTCTTCGCCGTCGGCAGTCTCGCCGGCGGACTGTCGTTCGGTCACATCCCCATCGGCCCCTGGGCCATGGCGCGCCGCTTCGCGATCGTGGCCCTCGGTCTCTCGCTCACGATCTTCTCGCTCAACGCGTGGTGGATCGGCGCCACCCTCCTCGTCGCCGGCGCCGGTATCGCGCCGGCCCTCGCGGTGATGTTCGCGATGACCTCTGCCAGCGTCCGCTTCAGCGAGACCGCCGAGGCCTACGGCTGGATCGGTACCGGCCAGCTCATCGGTGCCGCCGCGGGCTCCGCGGTGGCCGGCTTCCTCGTCGACGGCGTCGGCCCCACCGGTGCGTACATCGCCGCCGCAGGCTTCGCCCTGGTCGGCTTCGTGGTCGCCGCGGTGTTCGTGCGCGGCTTCCCGGATCTGCGGCACCGAGATGCGAGCCCCATCCCCGACACCGAGCCGGTGCACACCATCACCTGA
- a CDS encoding pilus assembly protein CpaE, with product MISTELAQALREAGLVWHPLSGDRFQLDEPEFEADVFTVSDMTVEPRDYPTGRILAFNGTTEWALDSVATEDALWLPSESQLREMLRSTFRSLRRLSDTYEVEISVGGSTLVFDHPAPADAYALAVLELLRRTH from the coding sequence ATGATCTCGACCGAGTTGGCCCAGGCCCTGCGTGAGGCGGGATTGGTGTGGCATCCGCTCTCCGGTGACCGCTTTCAGCTCGACGAGCCGGAGTTCGAGGCCGACGTCTTCACCGTGAGCGACATGACGGTGGAGCCGCGGGATTACCCCACCGGTCGGATCCTCGCTTTCAACGGCACGACGGAGTGGGCGCTCGACTCCGTCGCCACCGAAGACGCTCTCTGGCTGCCCTCGGAATCCCAGTTGCGCGAGATGCTGCGCTCGACCTTCCGCTCTCTGCGACGTCTCTCCGACACCTACGAGGTCGAGATCTCGGTCGGCGGCTCGACCCTGGTGTTCGACCACCCGGCACCGGCGGACGCGTACGCGCTCGCGGTGCTCGAGCTCTTGCGGCGCACGCACTGA
- a CDS encoding alpha/beta fold hydrolase, producing the protein MSTPVTLPRLSWGDPHGPQALLAHGLGSDGALMWRYGVALADAGWHAVAVDLRGHGDAPRTLDYRLSSYAADLIGTTPSSGGAWDAVVGHSLGGASSTLAAAQRPAWTRRLVLIDPAIALSEDDREVVRVGQEQSFADPSIEAVRAVHPEWHPIDVELKARATQRASRWAVEQTSLQNAVWDVRSAAASLTVPTHVVGADPAVHSIFTGELAAEVLRNPVVTMGVIEGAGHSPHRDRPEAAVAAVLHALR; encoded by the coding sequence ATGTCGACACCCGTGACCCTCCCCCGACTGTCGTGGGGCGACCCGCACGGACCGCAGGCGCTGCTCGCCCACGGACTCGGTTCCGACGGCGCGCTCATGTGGCGCTACGGCGTGGCGCTGGCCGACGCCGGGTGGCACGCGGTCGCGGTGGACCTCCGCGGCCACGGTGACGCCCCGCGCACCCTCGACTACCGCCTGTCGTCGTACGCGGCGGATCTGATCGGCACGACGCCCTCAAGCGGCGGTGCGTGGGACGCGGTCGTCGGTCACTCGCTCGGCGGTGCGTCGTCGACACTCGCCGCGGCTCAGCGTCCCGCTTGGACCCGCCGGCTCGTGCTCATCGACCCGGCCATCGCCCTGTCGGAGGACGACCGCGAGGTCGTACGCGTGGGCCAGGAGCAGTCGTTCGCCGACCCGAGCATCGAGGCCGTGCGCGCGGTGCATCCCGAATGGCATCCGATCGACGTCGAGTTGAAGGCGCGGGCGACGCAGCGCGCGAGCCGCTGGGCGGTCGAGCAGACGAGTCTGCAGAACGCCGTGTGGGACGTGCGCTCCGCCGCGGCCTCTCTCACGGTGCCGACGCACGTGGTGGGCGCCGACCCGGCCGTGCACTCGATCTTCACGGGCGAGCTCGCGGCCGAGGTGCTCCGGAACCCGGTCGTGACGATGGGCGTCATCGAGGGCGCCGGGCACTCCCCGCATCGCGATCGCCCCGAGGCCGCCGTCGCGGCGGTCCTGCACGCCCTCCGCTGA
- a CDS encoding acyl-CoA dehydrogenase family protein: protein MTSFDPARYLPDDLLARIRERAVEHDRENTFPHDDLDELRAAGYLGILVPSDLGGAGLSLAEASLLQQRLAGAAPATALAVNMHLVWTGVAKVLSDRGLNDLEHVQRGAAAGEVFAFGISEAGNDLVLFGSDTEARPDGDGGYTFTGTKIFTSLSPVWDHLGVHGLDETSADGPKMVFAFLDRSDDVVAHDDWDTLGMRGTQSRTTELRGAHAPADRIVRRIDPGPQPDPLVFGIFAVFEILLASVYTGIARRALDLAVAAGTSRRSKKTGTTYANDPDIRWRVADMALAYDALPPQLASLASDVDTLVDHGGRWFALLSGVKYRAVAMAKEVVDDAILVGGGSAYFSHNELSRLYRDVLAGMFHPSDSESAHSTAAAAWLGPVTA, encoded by the coding sequence ATGACCTCGTTCGACCCGGCTCGGTACCTGCCCGACGACCTGCTCGCGCGCATCCGTGAGCGCGCCGTCGAGCACGACCGCGAGAACACCTTCCCGCACGACGACCTCGACGAACTCCGAGCGGCCGGGTATCTCGGCATCCTGGTGCCATCCGACCTCGGTGGCGCGGGGCTGAGCCTCGCCGAGGCGTCGCTCCTGCAGCAGCGTCTCGCGGGCGCGGCCCCGGCGACCGCCCTGGCCGTCAACATGCATCTGGTGTGGACGGGGGTCGCGAAGGTCTTGAGCGACCGCGGCCTGAACGATCTCGAGCACGTCCAGCGGGGCGCTGCGGCAGGAGAGGTCTTCGCCTTCGGCATCAGCGAAGCCGGCAACGACCTCGTGCTCTTCGGCAGCGACACCGAGGCCCGCCCCGACGGTGACGGCGGCTACACGTTCACGGGGACCAAGATCTTCACCTCGCTCTCCCCCGTGTGGGACCACTTGGGCGTGCACGGGCTCGACGAGACATCGGCCGACGGACCGAAGATGGTGTTCGCGTTCCTGGACCGCAGCGACGACGTCGTCGCCCACGACGACTGGGACACACTGGGCATGCGCGGCACGCAGAGCCGCACGACCGAACTGCGCGGGGCCCACGCTCCCGCCGACCGCATCGTGCGTCGCATCGACCCGGGCCCTCAGCCCGATCCGCTCGTGTTCGGCATCTTCGCCGTCTTCGAGATCCTCTTGGCCTCGGTGTACACCGGCATCGCGCGACGTGCGCTCGACCTGGCCGTCGCAGCCGGGACCTCGCGGCGGTCGAAGAAGACGGGCACGACGTACGCCAACGACCCCGACATCCGGTGGCGTGTGGCCGACATGGCGCTCGCTTACGACGCGCTTCCGCCGCAGCTCGCCTCGCTGGCCTCCGACGTGGACACCCTGGTCGACCACGGCGGTCGGTGGTTCGCCCTGCTCTCCGGCGTGAAGTACCGCGCGGTCGCCATGGCGAAAGAGGTCGTCGACGACGCGATCCTCGTCGGCGGCGGCTCGGCGTACTTCTCGCACAACGAACTGAGCCGCCTGTACCGCGACGTGCTCGCCGGGATGTTCCACCCCTCCGACTCCGAGTCCGCCCACTCGACCGCCGCGGCCGCCTGGCTCGGGCCGGTGACCGCGTGA
- a CDS encoding DUF445 domain-containing protein encodes MARTPTRALSPADQERRRALRVMKGVALGALLAMAIVFAVSFSLQREVEWLQYVRAAAEGGMVGALADWFAVTALFRHPLGLPIPHTAIIPRRKDEIGRQLGEFVETNFLEGDVVRTKLESTPLSARAGAWLAVPAHADRVAAEGATLASSVLTALSDDDVQGLIEDLAREHLLSPDWGPSLGGWLERVVGSGAHHGAVDLALDNIAVWLGNNRDTFQGLVSRRLPSWVPSMAARLVDDTVYREAVQFVDAVRADPSHQARGAIDGYLGRLADSLQHDPATMVRLEEAKAAVFDSPRVRQLAADAWNTAKAGLLRSLADPESALRRRAAAALAEVGGRLQRDAALQKRVDGWVTDAAVFVVGRYRHDIASIITDTVERWDAEETTEKIELMVGRDLQYIRLNGTIVGALAGLVIFTVAHLVWGS; translated from the coding sequence ATGGCGCGCACGCCCACCCGCGCGCTGAGCCCGGCCGATCAGGAGCGCCGCCGCGCCCTCCGCGTGATGAAGGGCGTGGCCCTCGGCGCGCTCCTCGCGATGGCCATCGTCTTCGCCGTCTCGTTCTCGCTGCAGCGCGAGGTGGAGTGGTTGCAGTACGTCCGGGCCGCGGCCGAGGGCGGCATGGTCGGCGCCCTCGCCGACTGGTTCGCGGTCACCGCGCTGTTCCGCCACCCGCTCGGGCTGCCGATCCCCCACACGGCGATCATCCCCCGACGCAAAGACGAGATCGGGCGGCAGTTGGGCGAGTTCGTCGAGACGAACTTCCTCGAGGGCGACGTCGTACGGACCAAGCTCGAATCGACGCCCCTGTCGGCTCGCGCCGGAGCCTGGCTGGCCGTCCCCGCCCACGCCGATCGCGTCGCGGCCGAGGGGGCGACGCTCGCCTCGAGCGTCCTCACCGCGCTCAGCGACGACGACGTGCAGGGCTTGATCGAAGACCTCGCCCGCGAGCACCTGCTCTCGCCCGACTGGGGTCCCTCCCTCGGCGGCTGGCTCGAACGCGTCGTCGGCTCGGGCGCCCACCACGGCGCCGTCGACCTCGCCCTCGACAACATCGCGGTATGGCTCGGCAACAACCGCGACACGTTCCAGGGGCTCGTCTCGCGGCGGCTTCCGTCGTGGGTCCCGAGTATGGCGGCGCGCCTCGTCGACGACACCGTCTATCGGGAGGCCGTGCAGTTCGTCGACGCCGTGCGGGCCGACCCGAGCCACCAGGCACGCGGGGCGATAGACGGCTACCTCGGCCGCCTCGCCGACAGCCTGCAGCACGATCCCGCGACGATGGTGCGCCTCGAAGAGGCCAAGGCCGCGGTGTTCGACAGCCCGCGCGTACGGCAGCTCGCCGCCGACGCCTGGAACACCGCCAAGGCCGGACTGTTGCGGTCGCTCGCCGACCCCGAGAGCGCTCTGCGTCGCCGCGCCGCCGCCGCCCTGGCCGAGGTCGGCGGCCGCCTGCAACGCGACGCTGCGCTGCAGAAGCGCGTCGACGGATGGGTCACCGACGCGGCGGTCTTCGTCGTCGGTCGTTATCGGCACGACATCGCCTCGATCATCACCGACACCGTGGAGCGGTGGGATGCCGAAGAGACCACCGAGAAGATCGAGCTCATGGTCGGCCGCGACCTGCAGTACATCCGCTTGAACGGCACGATCGTCGGCGCTCTCGCAGGGCTGGTGATCTTCACCGTCGCGCATCTGGTGTGGGGATCATGA
- a CDS encoding gamma-glutamylcyclotransferase family protein, translated as MSDASDMESLFTYGTLQLPDVQLDTFGHRVEGAEDALAGYRLEWTDIADDHVAQLSGHDRHPILRRTDDARDRVFGRVLLLTPEELDAADEYEVSLYRRASVVLVSGVRAWVYLAA; from the coding sequence GTGAGCGACGCTTCGGACATGGAGTCCCTCTTCACGTATGGGACGCTCCAGCTGCCCGACGTGCAGCTCGACACCTTCGGCCACCGTGTGGAGGGTGCCGAGGACGCCCTGGCCGGGTACCGGCTCGAGTGGACCGACATCGCCGACGACCACGTCGCCCAGCTCTCGGGTCACGACCGTCATCCGATCCTCCGTCGCACCGACGACGCGCGAGATCGCGTCTTCGGTCGCGTGCTGCTCCTGACGCCGGAAGAACTCGACGCCGCCGACGAGTACGAGGTGTCGCTCTACCGCCGCGCCTCGGTCGTTCTCGTCAGCGGTGTCCGCGCCTGGGTGTACCTGGCCGCATGA
- a CDS encoding arginase family protein codes for MSALSVDPLWPRAGDWPAPHGTTIPDAVLLGVPAWRTSLSPTGAAATPAAVREALRRFSPTLLGPPPVDLNGALRIADAGDVHDPDGREGEARVRAAVADLSAARLVVALGGDNSATYAVAQGRGAGGLITLDAHFDLRDGESNGSPVRRLIADGLDPRRIVQIGIADFANSAAYAQRALDAGITVITLDEVRRRGIAEVVAEALRVAAGRPVDRPGDGPLTVVGSESAASPPDGPAAGRFAFPGVGASSPGIHLDIDVDVCDRSVAPGCPASVPGGLAAWELRALVRALAQDPGVVSADVVEVDATADAPDSRTVRLAALCVLELLAGLAERR; via the coding sequence ATGAGCGCCCTGTCCGTCGATCCTCTGTGGCCCCGTGCCGGGGACTGGCCCGCGCCCCACGGCACGACGATCCCGGATGCCGTCCTGCTCGGCGTTCCCGCCTGGCGCACGTCGCTCTCTCCCACCGGAGCAGCGGCGACCCCCGCCGCCGTCCGCGAGGCGCTCCGCCGCTTCTCGCCGACTCTGCTCGGACCGCCGCCCGTCGACCTGAACGGCGCGCTCCGCATCGCCGACGCCGGTGACGTGCACGACCCCGACGGCCGCGAGGGAGAAGCGCGCGTGCGCGCCGCCGTGGCGGACCTGTCCGCGGCCCGGCTCGTCGTCGCTCTCGGTGGCGACAACTCCGCCACCTACGCGGTGGCCCAGGGGCGCGGAGCGGGCGGCCTGATCACCCTCGACGCGCACTTCGACCTCCGCGACGGGGAATCCAACGGCTCCCCCGTGCGACGGCTGATCGCCGACGGCCTCGACCCCCGGCGCATCGTGCAGATCGGCATCGCCGACTTCGCCAACTCGGCTGCCTACGCCCAGCGCGCTCTCGACGCCGGCATCACCGTCATCACGCTCGACGAGGTGCGCCGACGCGGCATCGCCGAGGTCGTCGCCGAGGCGCTGAGAGTCGCGGCGGGCCGGCCGGTCGATCGGCCGGGCGACGGACCCCTCACCGTCGTCGGCAGCGAATCGGCCGCTTCTCCCCCCGACGGACCGGCCGCCGGCCGGTTCGCGTTCCCGGGGGTCGGCGCCTCGTCCCCCGGCATCCACCTCGACATCGACGTCGATGTGTGCGACCGCTCGGTCGCCCCCGGCTGCCCCGCGAGCGTTCCCGGCGGTCTCGCCGCCTGGGAGCTGCGGGCCCTCGTCCGCGCGCTCGCTCAAGACCCCGGCGTCGTCAGCGCCGACGTCGTCGAAGTGGATGCCACGGCGGACGCCCCCGATTCCCGCACCGTGCGACTCGCCGCACTGTGCGTACTCGAGCTCTTGGCAGGATTGGCGGAAAGACGATGA
- a CDS encoding SixA phosphatase family protein, translating to MIQLVLARHAKSDWADEGLADHDRPLNHRGLRDAPAMARTIARKGVRPEAILSSTALRARQTAEAFACVFDAEITEQAELYLADPAQVLAAARAAGVDEVMVVAHDPGMSALVSRLADRDERMVTCAVAIFTWHEGTWDDVDATPPDEFELVTP from the coding sequence ATGATCCAACTCGTCCTCGCGCGACACGCGAAATCGGACTGGGCCGATGAAGGCCTCGCCGACCACGACCGCCCCCTGAACCACCGCGGCCTGCGCGACGCCCCGGCGATGGCCCGGACGATCGCTCGCAAGGGCGTCCGACCCGAGGCGATCCTCTCCAGCACCGCGCTGCGCGCTCGGCAGACGGCCGAGGCGTTCGCCTGCGTCTTCGACGCCGAGATCACCGAGCAGGCGGAGCTCTACCTCGCCGATCCCGCACAGGTGCTGGCCGCGGCGCGCGCCGCCGGAGTCGACGAGGTCATGGTCGTGGCGCACGACCCCGGGATGAGCGCGCTGGTCTCACGCCTGGCCGATCGCGACGAGCGCATGGTCACGTGCGCCGTGGCGATCTTCACCTGGCACGAGGGCACCTGGGACGACGTCGACGCCACCCCTCCCGACGAGTTCGAGCTCGTCACCCCATAG